In Hemiscyllium ocellatum isolate sHemOce1 chromosome 2, sHemOce1.pat.X.cur, whole genome shotgun sequence, the genomic stretch AGGCTTCATATTAATGAGCTGGTGTCAGAGATTCTTTTGATACCTAAACATATGGAAGAAACATGCAAACACAAGTAATTATTTAACATACCTTTGACTGTCATACAAACCAATCTGTCAGACAAGGTCATGTATAAACAACTGGAAGATTTTACTTGAATATGTTGAATTGATACAGTCTGTTCCTAAACTTAGACATACCAgagatttcaaataaaataaGATATATTATTTAATCCACTTTAGCTGTCTTGTTTTCTCAgtaactaggagaaagtaaggactgcagatgttggagagtcagagtcaaaaagtgtgggacTAGAagtgcacagcagctcaggcagcatctgaggagtaggagagtctgCTTTCAGgtcattagcccttcatcaggaatggcattcttgatgaagggcttatgcccaaaatgtcaactctcctgctcctcggatgctgcttgactggctgtgcttttccagtgccacattttgacTCTTATTTTCTCAGTAGTTCACCTTATTTCTTACATTGTGTTACTTGTAGATTGCCCGTCCTTTTATCaaggtttaaaagatatttacagTCCTTCACTAGATTCAGAATGAACTGCAACATCAAGAATGATAATTTAGTTTGATTAGTTCACATACAAAGCCCTCAGTGCTCTAATGTCAAAACAGTCAATTGACAGATGGCAAAGTTATTTAGCTATAGTTTTCTACCAGGCTACTTAATTCCCAGAGTAGAATAATAGCCCACCTTACCTTTGGCTTCAATAAGTTGCCATTCTAAAACCTTTTTTGTTTGCCTATTTTAAGGGGGTTCACATTCCGTCTCTGCAGGTGTAATCATTGGATCGATGACAACTGCAAGGGCAGAAACAACAAAATGCCATTTGTAAAATGATGAGATAAATCTCTTCCAAATGGAGGGAATGGGAAAGTAAAAGCCAAATTTTCATGATGATGAAAAATGTGTTCACTGATTGACCACTTGCTACAGACCCATTGGGAGCTCATTGGTGGATGCACATGGGCAGTTGATCTGCTACTATCCATTTGCTCTACCAAGGTTGATCTTTGTCACAGGAACTAACTCAGACCAAAAGTTAAGGAAGGTTAGCAGTTGATTGCACTAGTACCTACAATCCTCCAGTTGCcattttttaatgttgtaataaCACAGACAGCAAATTTCAACTGTTAAAAGCATCACAGAAAAACATAATCCTGTCTTCCCATAAAATTCTCACAAGTGTACTTTCCTAAAAAAAAAGGGGGTGTGATCACTGGGAAGCAATCAGGAGTAGGAATCTTGACTGATTTTTGCACATTGCTCCTTAGTCTGTGATCTAAATATATGGAGGGCACTGGAAGGGGTTCCCAAGAAAATGACGGTTTCTTGAAAAATTAATTTCATGGGTTTGTTGATATTTTCAATTTCAAATTTATGTTTCTCATGCAGTGTTTTACTTCCCACAGGAGAGTGGGAAAATATAACTAAGCAACAGCAAATTCTACATTtgtatttttaactttttcttcCCACCCCATTCCTATTTTTACTGTTTGATGGATAAAAgcaaaattgaacacaattaaGAAATATGTTTCAACTGATTTGAATGATAGCATCAATGCATAAATGAAAATTCAGAAATACAGGTTGAGCATTTTTCACGGTTCATAATTCTAAAGTTCTTGAATGCTCACTTGCATGTATTCTAGTGATAATGACATCATGTACAGAGGGATTTACCTTGCTCACTTTGTTTTGATTTTAGGATGCAGGACACAATCATAATGAATCCAAGTAGAATTGTCACGGGAACAACAATTGCTGCAATGAGATAACTCCTCTTCTTTGAAGGGAACTTATCAAAATTTTCATCCGTCTTTTCCACTTCTAAAAGTTAAAAGCAGTGGTAATTAAAACTTGGTAATTAAAACAGCAGCCTAGTTTACAAACAAACATTGCAACCCATTTAAAATAGAAATCAGTAACTGTAGCTAGTAGAAATACTACCAGCTTGTATACATACATAACTAATGGGATATGTATCTTATCTAAACTTtatcaatttgtttttgttcatatTGTTGAAGTATCTTGGGAGACCTTATTGCATCGAAGTTGGTTTCACAACTGatctgtgatgcagagtgatgctgagggcctggcttcaattcctgcaccTGCTGAAATCACCAGGAAGGATTCTCCCTCTTAACCTGTCCGTCCCCAGAggaatggtgaccctcaggttaaaccatcatcaGTCATCTATCTCCCTCTCCAGTGAGAAAGCAGTCCTATATAGTTAGGACTATTGCCATTTTACCTTTATTAGGTAATAACAAGTTGTTGGTGTTTTTAATTTATCAATGTGAAATAGGGTGACTTGTATTTATGTAATGTTTATTCTATTAGTTGCCTCACTTTGTTAGTATATACAAGGAACTGTCATTTTGACAAGTCTGTTGAGATCAGAAACTCACTGGCTCTGGATTCCTGGTTCCTAGCTAGCATTCTGCTCTCATGTAACAGACTACATTATGTATAACCAGTGAACTATTCACCATATTGCTACACAAAAAGGATTTCTAATAATCCTGATGAAAATGTAGTGGTCAGAACTATTTCCAATCTAGTAACCTTTTCTCCATTATTGCCGCAAGTCTTCTCCCTTAATGTAGATATTGAGACAAATATTCATAAGCACCCAGCAAAAGCTGTAATGCTGGAATCAGGAAGCCTAATTAATCTCTCACCAGTCATATTGCATTGGAGATTTTCCAATGGTAAGCAGTCAGTCAGGTCTGACAAGAGGTGACAAAGGGCTTACATGATGTCATGGGAAGAAATAAACTATCCTTTGTACAATCAGATTTAGTCTGCAGTttttcattgtgtgtgtgtgtgaacaaaGAATCTATCATTACGTGGTGTTTATAAGATTAGAATGCAAAGATAAGCTACTAGGAAAGCTTCCTAGATTCAAGTGTGGCTGTACAACTTTGCATGAAAATATTAGTCACTGTAGATTGAAATTGCTAGCTATACAAATTCCTCACATTCTGCTTGAAATACATTGATCAAACAAAGGTAATAAAAGTGACCTACCTTTAATGTGTAAAATAGCTGAAGTATTCATATTAAGTTCCTTATTCCAGAACATACACAAATAAGCATCATTAGTCTCTGCTTTTATTCTAAGTACACTTCTGATATTGTACAATCCATCGGTGCCAGTAAAGTGGGTAGTATTTGCTGTTTCATTAATGTCAGATCCATTTGCATAATACCAGATAACCTCAGCTAAAGGATATCCGATGGATTGACAGACaaactctgtctctttcttttcttttgttttgatgGTCTCTATGTGTTTGTAAGAAGCTGTAAAATAGAAAAGATATGGGGTCATTTAAACTGGCTGTGATTTTAAACATTCTGAAGTTATTGTATTTTTACAGGAAGATTTACTTTCACTGTGTACAGTTTAAGTGTTTTGATTTAAAATCAGTACAAAACTTATTTCTTTGCTACATTTTCTTACTTTTCCACTTTTATAGTTTTCAAGCACTAATGCTTTGAGATGCTTAGGTTGTTCCTGAGTTACAGCTTTGTGGCTTAACATCACAACACATATGTTGGCCTCTATTGAAGTCTGCCTGAGTCCTGTGCCTCCATGTGACAGGACACTTGAGATCAACAGCTCCTTGCGTAGGGACTTACTGACACAGCCTCACACTTAAGAACAATTTAAATcttaattttaaaagtttgccCACCTCTGACTTCCAGTGCAGTCTCTTTATAATCCACTCCATTGAGATCAATAAGACAGCGGTAGATCCCTGCATCAGAAACTCTAACTTGATTAATCTCCAGCACTGCACGACCTCTGCGGAGTTCATCCAACAGCAGAAATGCTCGTTCTCGGTATTCCTGGGGTTGGGCCTCAAGAACTGGTTTCCCGTTCATCAACTGATAAACTAATCGAGAAGTTCCATCATCAAGCACATAATGCCAGTACACCTTTATCTGGTTTgcattaaagttggattcaactGGAAACTGACATTCCATTGTAATGTTATTTCCATAGGATGCAATATAGTtcgttctgggagcagtgaccataAAAATACCTGAAATGATAGAATGTGGAATTATTCAATGGTTTTAAATAGATATAGGGATTGAACTTGTCATAGTTTTCTTGACTGCTGCCATAATAATCAGCTCCCTGagaaacagcattaacattgtATACACAATATTTTCCAAGGTTTCCACAGTAGATAATTAGGAGAAAAACCTGTGGAAATTCACCCCATTGATTAATTTAAGTTAACAATTCACATTTGTCCTGGAGAATAAGGAGTGCCAGAGATATAAAACAGAAGCCAGGGACATTGATTAAATTAGACATATTTTAAATCAGTTAGGATAATTTAGATCCTATACAAGTCCTAGCTAATTGTATATCAGCAAATGTAATTAAACTAATTCTGCCTGTGTTTATAGTTTGGTATTTAAAGCTATTTTTGAGGCTACTCTGTTTTGCTAACGTTTGTCCTAAATAGAACATCCAGCTAAGCAAGTCACATTTTTTTCTGTATCTTGTCTTTCCACTCCAATATGGCAACTTAGCATGGAGAAGTGTGTCAAACAAGTGCACAATATTCTCACCATCTTTCCttttttattaatttttcttCAGCATAAGACAGTTGAGTGTTAGTGACATCCATTGCTGTGGGCTGAGCATGCAggaatcacctgacctgcaggaaTCATCTGACCTGCAGACATGCTGTACCAGGAGCATTGCATGTTTCACCCATCACTGACACAAGGAGTGCTGAAGTCTACCCAAATACTGGTGAATAATGAATTAATTATGGACTCACTGGAAAGCAATCCCAGATTAATTTTTATTCTGTATGACTCAGATAGTAGACATCTGAATTGGCAAAATCACAAGTAGTGAGATAAATGCattgttcttaaaaaaaaagtttttgaaCATTGAGAAGTATTCTTGCCACAGCATATTATATTGACCCTTGTGACATCTGGTGTTTGTTGGCTTTGAAGCCCATAAGAGGGTTGATGTGTGAGGAGAAATTGAATTGGTTAGGAATGCACTCACTGGAGttaagaatgagggaggacctcacagaaacctataaaattctaacaggactatacAAGTTACATGCAGGAAGAATGTACCTGAAGGTGGGGCAGTCCAGATGTAGCATCACAGTTTAGAGATAAGGAGTAAACCTTTAgccctgagatgaggagacacttcttcccccagagagtggtgagcctatggaattcactgctacacaagttgttgaggccaaaacattgtgttttcaagcAGGAGGAAGATAGAGATCTTGTGCCTTAAGGGATTGATGGATATGGGAGGACGATGGAGTTATGATATTGAGCTTGATGATCAATCatagtcatattgaatggtggaacaggtttgaagAGTCAAATAGCCTATTCCTACTCCTATGTAATCTACTTCTATGTTTTTATGGTTAACCAGCAATTGGCTGAAAAATCTGAATCAATTATCTACTGGTGCTTCAACAGTAGGATACACTGCGCTGTCAGCGGGGGTGGTAGAGACAGACATGATAGTCTCATTTAAGATGTACCaagacaaatacatgaatgggcagggagcaaaggcatacaaatctttagaaaataggcaacagatttagatagaggatctggatcgatgcaggcttggaggactgaaggggctgttcctgtgctgtaattttctttgttctttgtaacttCTAATGGTTCATTAACTTATTACCTGGAAATACCAAGATCTAAAGGTCCCAACATACAATTGTGTTTTGCACTTTATTGCTGAAGTGGCAAAACCCGTATCGAATTTAGTGTGCAAAATCTTACCTGTCACCAAGGGTAAGTGAGCTCCCAGTACAATCAATACCGATAGAGTTTTCATATTTCTTAaatgatctgaaacaaaaacatgctTTTCTTAGTTAGGTTCTATTTTATAGATAAGTCATTAACTTTCAATTTATCTGGTTTCTGAACAGTATCAAGTTCTATTTAAACACTCCCATCCCACATACTTAATTGGCCAACTGATGCTATGGCTTTTGATGGGTTATAGCAGTTAATTggatagttatagagtcatagagctgtacaacatggaacAGACGGttgcaaagtggttagcactgctgcctcacagtgcctgagacctgggttcaaatcccgcttcaggcgactgactgtgtggagtttgcacgttctccccgtgtctgagtgggtttcctccgggtgctccggttacctcccacagtccaaagatgtgcaggtcaggtaaattggccacgataaattgcccgtagtgttaggtaaggggtaagtgtaggggtatgggtgggttgtgcttcgggggtcagtgtggacttgttggaccgaagggcctgtttccatactgtaatctaatctaaatctaacctaagaccctttggtccaacttgtgctTGCTGACCTATCTCATGATTACCATGGAGAAAAGGAATGATTACATTCTGGaacagaggagaatgaagaataAAAATGCTTAACTATCACTCTGCACTTTGATCACCTTCCCATCCCCTTGCTGTGTACAGTGTCTATGTGTTGAGGGGCACCGTTCTGTGTTtatatgtcatcattgtcttATGTTTGCCCTATCAAACTgatataatatttaaaatgttcaaCACAAGTCACTGTAAGTATCATCATGAAAATAGAAAGTGATTCAGCAGCTCCTCGAAATCAAAATATGTAAATGTTGCAGTCTTGAATAGAAATCTAGCATTATAATCCACCCTATAAATCCTACCTTTAAAGGATTAAATACAGCAAACAAAACCAGTGATAAGTAAATTTCATTATATACAGATTCTTTCTGGAACTTCAGAAATACCATGTGGTCAGCAAATTTTGAGCAAACGTCTGCACAAGGCAAAAGGTCTGCAAATGACATTAACCCAGTCTCACAGTTCACTGCTGCACTTAATTCGGAATATTGCTATCCCAGCAGCACAAAAAGTATCAAGACTATTCCCCAAATTATCTTGGCCCTGGCTGTGCTGTCTGTGTGCTATATGCAATcatgcaaatgtcttttccattttGTACAACATACTTCAGACTGGTCAGTGAATAGCCCATTGCTAACAACAGAGTGTGTATTTTTAACTTCCTTAATGTGACTGGAGTAGATAAATTGCTACCACACAGAGTTGCGTATTTTAACTTTAGCAGTTTCAATTTCCTCGAAAACATCATTTTCTGCAacaattttaattttactgtACAAAGTCACCAGCTATACTACCGAGATTAACATCTACGATATTACAAGACTTAAAAAAATCCCCCCTTTTGATCTAATCAGCGTAGTAAACCTATTTAATTGTGTCTGATTTCATTGTGACCATGAAGGTTTTCATTATTGTTAATGGACTGTAAAGTTGCTGTCAAAGTTCACACAATAATAAATTTAGCATCGCATGCAGGAAGTCAGAACCATTTATCAAACGAACAGTGTTTTGAGCTCACTTGCAATTTCACGGTAAATTAAGTGGGCTTTTCTTTTGAAGGGTAAGGACTTTTGTCCTGCACCATTTACAGCAAGAATGAATCATAATTTTCAGGCGCTTCAGCACATGGTTTAAATTTCCAAAACAGCTGTTTACGAGCAACTGGTTAGCGGGGAAGAAAGGTGAGTCAGAGTTGTATCTTGTCAGAGAATATTTAAAAAAGTGTTTCCTCAATTTTTAAGCTTTGAGCCAATGCCACATGATCTGGGAGTGGGGATGAATAGGGGTGCCAAACAAATTTTCCATGGAAGCCTGGAAATGAAAGCAAGTATGAAATCTATAGAACTTTCAGAATCAATGGTCTACAGAATGTCAGGAATACGATGTGACATTTAGCCAGACCAAACCCAAGTCAGGCGGGCGTTTTAATTTGCATTGGAAACCACCAGGAGTACCGTTTCATTTCTATGTAAAATTAGAAATGAAAAGGAGATAAATCTAAAGAAACGTGAAAAACAGTAGGCGGTGCAAGCAGACTTTGTTACGCGGAAATGTAGCTGCTTGCGAAGCGTGAAATACAACAAACCCAACTTTCAGATCTTTCAATGCTCCAAATCGTACTGGAACTCATTCAATTTTTATGTCAAACTGTGAGACATGGAGAAACATCTAAAGATACTATCGTCTTTGCATATTGTGTTTGCATTAGATGATCATCAATTTTAATTGAAACAATGGCGTTTGATTTTCGGGCTTTATTTTAATGTGCTATGATATAGTGCAAAATAAAACCTGGCTCTGTAACCAGAAGTAGCAAAGTGTCATTGAGTTTCTGCACATTGTTACAACTGTGACTTATTGAAATTACTTTGTTACATCAACTCTGTGATTAACATTTTCTACCACCAGATACTATTACTACATTAGTACATAATACAGCGGCAAAAATACAACTGCTGTATTCGTGAATCATCattaaaaattagaaaaatacacCAAATATTTACTGTCCTAAACAAACTTGAACTCTGCTGTTGCCCTACAAGTCACTAACTGATGATGCCGATAGTTGCGCCCAGCGTCCAAGAAACACAAGTCCAGCTTAATTCTGTCACAGTCGGGCGTGATTAATTGCACAATGTGACCAGAATGGGACCCACAGGTACTCAATCCACCTATTTCTATCTCAACACAGAGGAGTAGACTTTCATGCGAATAGCATTGCAAATTTCAATCCTCGTCCTCCTTATTACCAACTGTTCCCTGACACATCTTATTCCGAGAACGTATCCCCTTTTCTGCAGAGAAAGCTACAAGTCTGAGAATGGGGAAATATTCCAAACTGCTCTGGCTAGCACATCAACAACCACGAACATTATCCCCCACGCCTCACCCGGCGCTCCTAGACTGAGCTCGAGAATATGATTACGTCCTGGTAATTTTTCCCATCCATGTGAGGATGAACGGGTGTGGGGGCGTGCATTGTTGGGAGTGCAATGCACCCAGGTCGGTTTTGTACTGGACAACATTGTACACCATAGAAATTTGAAGCTTAACAGAACAAAATGACTGGACCCTTTATTAGAAGTCCAACTGTCACTGTTATTTTACTACTTTATAATGACCAAAGTACATGTTTCACATTGGGAGAAACTAAATTCGCAATTTAGTACAGCAAGAAcactcaatctcagatttaaacacCTCGGTCAATTTGAAATATATAATTTGTTCCATCAAATTTCAAATGTTGAATTACATTATCTGAACACTTAGTTGTACCTACAGTAGTATACATATAATATCATTAATTACTGCCTTATGCTATGTGGCGATCAACCGTGCCAAGATCCATTACAATTTCGTTTCGACAAGAACAGTCGTTTAATTTTGGGAATGGGTATTCGACTGCATTTCCAGGCTTAGTATGCATCCTCAGTTGCAGTGCTGGAGCAAAGGAACTATCATCAAACATTAGTTATATAACACGGACGGCAATAAAAAGCTCAACAGTTCCTCCCTGCGTTAATTCCTTTCAGCCCCTATCTGTATTTAAAGAAAAGCATCAGAATTGCACActagacttttcattgaaatcgTAAAATGATTACGCTTCCCTCCATAATCACACATTTCCATCTCCAGTATGATCCCCTGAAACAGTGTGCCTTTATCAGCAACTAATTCTGATTTGAAAGTGCACAAAAGTCACTCTGAAGTATATACATTGAGGACATATGCGGCACATTAACCTAACTTACCAGGCTCTCCACTTAATGCTTATCAGTATGTCACCAGTTGTATCTCCAGTGTAGGTGTACTGGGATTCTCTACCTCTCTTTATATGTAACATGAAGCGTAGAAATTCCCTCGGCTTAACTGTTCACGTGTTCATTTCCGGTTTCAATGTGCCAGGAAAATCATTGCTTTCTGCATGTCATGAAATGGTGGTTTTGCGGTTCTTCGAAATCTGACTTCATTTGGAACTTGTATGTATGCCTTATTGCGAGTGGCTCTGGGAAGTATCCGATTTCTCGGCAGTAAGTGAATGGTTCAGCCCCCTCTCCACCGGTCCCCacattgccccctccctctccacggGCTTATAATTTAGTAGATGTGCGCCGTCTGACTCAATCTTCAGTTCATGTAGACTCGCAGAATCCCCCGAAAAATGTAATTAATGTTTGGACGACAATTTCGGTAATAAGCAAATCAAGCTGACGTTCTCCAGGATAAGACCAAAAGCAAAAGCTGCAAAAATACAACCACGAAAGTAGTCGAtcttaaatgttaactctgtctcaccccatggatggtgcctgaccttcTGAATTATTCCAGCCTTTTCTTTGTCTCTTTCTTATCTGAGTTCTCCCATCTagtatattttgttttttttttaaatgatgttcTCCAGTTACTGGTTCCACTGAATATTACGTTTCACTGTTTGGTCTCCTCTTGCCTTGTTCCCTTCTCCAGAAGCTTTCAAAAAGGAATCTGGAAGTTCTGTGGTATCTAGCTCCATCCACTCATCCAGTAAAGTGTCTAGTGGTTGTCATTCAGCTAGTGTTTACAGTAAGGGCACTAGGATGAGTACCAATTGATCCTTACAACAATAACAATAACCCAGATTTATTTAGCATTTTTCACAAAATGAAGTACTCCAACACATCACAGACATGTTACAATGCAACACTTGACACTGAGCTTTGTTTgaaaaagctggaaaagcacaacaggtcaggcagcatccgaggggcaggagaattgacatttcggtgcataagccctttatcaggaatgaggcttatgggtggggggggggggggaaatggggggtgaggctgggggaaatAGCTTCAAATGTaattggtagatgaaggtgaggagagaaggtgataggtcagagaggacggtggagcggaaagatgggaaaggtgatggatggTTAGGAGGgttgtgccaagttggaggcttgggactgggatcatatggggagaggggaaatgaggcaacTGTTGAAATCTACATTGGTCCAGGATcctgaggcattcttcctccaggctccTGGTCGCTGGAtttggcccaggacttgcatgtccttgacaaagtgagtgggggagttgaagtgttcagctacgggttggttggtgcagatatcccagaaatgttctctgaaacaatccctaagtaggtgtcctgtctccctgacgTACAGGAGATgacattgggtgcaacggatacagtaggtgacattggtggaggtacaggtagatTTCTGTTGGATGCGGAAGGATCCTTTGTAGCCTTAGAcaaaggtgaggggagtggtgtaggtgtaggttttgcacttcctgcggtggcaggggaaggtgccaggagtgggtaTAGgctgggtggggttgggggtgggggtggtggggcgtggatctgatgagggagtcatggagggaatggtctctccggaacactggtagggatggggaggggaatatatttTTGGTgttgggtctgtttgtaggtggtgaaaGTGGcaaaggatgatgcaatgtatgctgaggttgggggggtggaaggtgaggactaggggggtttctgtccttgttacatttggaggggtggggtccaaaggcagaggtgcaggaagtgaaggagatgcactggagggcattgtcggccatgtgggaagggaagttgcgctCTTGGAAGATGGAGGCAATCTGGGATTTTCTAAAGtgaaattggtcatcctgggaacagaatcggcagaggtggaggaattgg encodes the following:
- the LOC132828464 gene encoding programmed cell death 1 ligand 1-like isoform X2; the encoded protein is MKTLSVLIVLGAHLPLVTGIFMVTAPRTNYIASYGNNITMECQFPVESNFNANQIKVYWHYVLDDGTSRLVYQLMNGKPVLEAQPQEYRERAFLLLDELRRGRAVLEINQVRVSDAGIYRCLIDLNGVDYKETALEVRASYKHIETIKTKEKKETEFVCQSIGYPLAEVIWYYANGSDINETANTTHFTGTDGLYNIRSVLRIKAETNDAYLCMFWNKELNMNTSAILHIKEVEKTDENFDKFPSKKRSYLIAAIVVPVTILLGFIMIVSCILKSKQSEQGIKRISDTSSLI
- the LOC132828464 gene encoding programmed cell death 1 ligand 1-like isoform X1, which produces MKTLSVLIVLGAHLPLVTGIFMVTAPRTNYIASYGNNITMECQFPVESNFNANQIKVYWHYVLDDGTSRLVYQLMNGKPVLEAQPQEYRERAFLLLDELRRGRAVLEINQVRVSDAGIYRCLIDLNGVDYKETALEVRASYKHIETIKTKEKKETEFVCQSIGYPLAEVIWYYANGSDINETANTTHFTGTDGLYNIRSVLRIKAETNDAYLCMFWNKELNMNTSAILHIKEVEKTDENFDKFPSKKRSYLIAAIVVPVTILLGFIMIVSCILKSKQSEQVVIDPMITPAETECEPP